The window TCAAGCCATTTGGGCATTTTGGTCTGAAAAATGGCTAAAGTTACTTGATTTGTGATTGTATGAAATGTTAGACCCGTATGATggtatttttttgttaggggTCACTGCTGCAACAACCGCAAATGTTAGGGGTATTTCATGCAGTTCACTCTAAGCATTaaatgaatcaattaaattattaatatccaaaaatacctatatttactaaaataccATTTATGACCGGCTACATTATGGCCACATAGCATTaatcatatataattatgtgacttttttatttatttcagatgtacctattttttattgttttcataACTTTTCTTTCATTCGTATATCAGTTTAATTATACGGAGGAGTGTCTTTATCATATTCTCGAGAAGAATCGGCAATTTATTGGCACGTTTCTCTATCCAAACTTCCTCTCCCAGCAAATGTTTCCTCAAAGATTATATTACTCTGTAGCGTCTTTATCATATTCTCAAGAGAAAAATTGGCCCCATTTTCAAAGTAATTGCTATTTATTCATGTACAgctgttatttatatttattttaatatagtttatataatatttagaaaaaaattgtgaacaGTAACGGACAAATGTCAAGATATGACCATTAGTAGCGGCTAAAATAAACACATTAACAACGAAAAGCAACGTCGATTATGTCTAATATACACATTTCTCTGTTTTAATATATTGCATGTTTTCTAATAATAGACGAAATAGTAGCCTAAAATTCTTTCATAGACTTATTTGGTTTGGACtatatttgctttattttctttcaaattgGATTTCCAGttgggtttaattttttaatagaaaatcatccaaaaatacaaattatatttgaatactcgtatatataaagttatttaaatagtagtactatacttagataaaatattttatttaaaaatatttgaaacttatgtatatacataataattaagttttttattttggaatttttgtaattttcaattttgctcAGATTTAGTTATAAAAGTTAGATTCTCATATTGTCCACATTTCTATTCTACGAAAAAaccaatttataaaaaaaataaagcaaaaaaccCTCTCAATGTTCATCCCTAAAAACAAAGACCTACTTGTTCTATTTAATCCAACATTACGATTAGTAACTGACTTGTGAGCATAAAAACACAGATTTGATATTATGGTAGGGTTGGTGATGACAGGAATGGCCACACCAACCCCCCCTATTTAAGCTATTACATTTCAACACTGATCAATTAGCTAGGTCAGTTACGTTAACAAACACTAGTAACTGAAGCCATGTTTGGTAGGAGTGATaacttcataaaatttcatcccTATATGAGTTATCACCTCTTATTCTAGTATCCGCCTCAATAACCCAAACTCCCGGCTAGGGCTAGCTTATTCCGTGCACTTGCTTCTTAATTATTCCTCATTCCTTTATACtgtatgattaattttaagtgGCAAAAGATGCATAAGTCATCACTATGGATGAAAGCAACAGCGAAACAATAGAAACATTTGTGGGAACTCTGCCCTTATCCTTCCTCACTACCATTCCTTGAAGCAGAGGCAGATGCAAGATCATTCCAAACAGTGGGATCAAACTCTCTATCAACATCATTCCATTTCCCTTTCCAGCCTGCCAAATCCCAGCTACAAACGACCCCATATTTATCATATAAAGAGTGCACATTGGAACTATTAAAAGAGATGATGCATCGAAGTTGTACATTCCCTTTCGATAGAGCTCAGCTGCTGCTTCGTCTACGGCTTTGCTCGTTAGCAAAAAACTGGCTTTTCTCCACCCTATTTTATCCATGATGGTAGTCACATTAGCATAAAGGTATGCTGTAAAGCATCTGATCGTCCACATTCTTTGTTCCGTAATCCATGTACTTGTTCGGTACCCCGTCATCAAGACTTCTTGCAAATGCTTTGCCTGCGATgaaacaaaaagaaacacGAACACAAAGAAGAAAGGGCTTGACAGCTGAGGATAGAGATGGATGCCGCGGAGTAGAGAGATTTGAGGAAGGAGAGCTAGAATGTAAAGAGGCAAGAAGCTGATTGAGAAGAATGCATTCTCTGCATAGGTCATGCTTTGCAAAATGGGCATTTTCAGTACTCCATAAACAAGTGGAGAATACTTGGAGAAGGCAACCTGGTTGAGTCCCACATACCATCGACCTTGTTGAACCAGAGCTTCGCCTAGGTTTTCCGGGGCCGTACCCAAGAAACTTGGTCTTGCTCTTGAAGATTCATAGTAAACAGACTTCCAACCCTCACAATGCAGATTCAGTCCGGTGAAGTAGTCCTCCACCACCGCGAAATACCTAAACCCTACCTGCACCATTACATGATATgataaaacttaattagtCCATTTttcatactactatatgttttTAGTGTATAACTTGCCTGTTCACCCCACTTGCTGTCCTTCTCATATCTGCAAGAAGCCATAAACTCCATCTCTTTCTGCTCACTCATACAATTTGGTTTGTTATGTGTGTAAACCGAGTTGATGAACTCTTTCGACGAACCAAAACGCTTCATCGTATCAACATCTGCACATAatgtaggagtactataaataaataattgtggCAATTTTACGAATATTTCTAAACTTGATCATATTAATTACTCTTCTCAAGTTGTTGACTTCTATAGAGTGCTTCTCTCTTCATATAAAAGCCTGAGCCAGACAAAATTGGTCCATTGAGGCCATCCAGGCCTTCCCATTTTTCctgaaacaaaatcaaattgttTAACCTAAAACAAAGATTTGATCATAATATCATTAATgtagataaattaaatacccAAGCATGTCTGAACTCGCTATCATAGATATCCTTGTCGCATAAATTGTGAAATCTTTGAGGGAATTGAACAAATGCAAGATCAGGAGACAGCTTGGGGTCGAGATGGAAACACATTGCTTGACGAGCTGATTTTGGATCGTTGCAATACATGTCACAATCCAGCACTAGAATGTAGGGAGAATTGCTGATCAAGGCAGATACTCGAAGCTGCAGCAAGgttaattaacaaattaattaatgtatgagaatgatatttttatatattcttaaatttttgtatGTGAGAATTTATATTACAAGAACGTTTAGTGCTCCAGCTTTGAAATAGTGTGGGTGAAATGGCCTTTTCTCACGAGCAACATAGACTAGAAGAGGCATCTGTGGGTCCTTGTCCATTTCATCTTCGTCATTGATAACCTGCCAATCataattcatattcatatcaGAGTTGCTAAAATTCTGAATATATTTACATAACATTGAGTATGTAGGTAAACTTTATCACAATACCAATTATTTAGTGAATAGTTTGATCTTTATCACATGAATTTGAGGAATAGTTTGATCTTAATTATTAAGTGAATAGTTTGATCTAAAAGGTCaagattattttatatgaGGAGTAGTAAGTttgcctataaatatttaatactccctccgtcccacttaaaatgcaacatttgagaatcggcacggaattttatgtagtgttgttttgtgagttaatgaagagagagtaaagtaagagagatgaaaaagtagagatagagttgtttccatttaaggaaacgtttcatttttaatgggacaatcaaaaaaggaaaatgttgcatttttaatgggacagagggagtacgaTTTATTTGCAAATAAGAACTTTTCACGATCTAGTTGTGAATTTTATGTTATCCATTCATCtagaattttcaaattatatgttttgtcCCTCCTATACTTTTGCGATAAttaatatcatgaaaaaaCAAGCACATGAAATACTATGAAGTTTCGAAGCagaatatagtagtagtacctTAATAATTGGTTGGTGGTCTTTGCTGACACGAATATCTGTACCAGCAGCCATCTTAGTcaaagaaattttgaaatcttcGTAAGCATTCTGCATCATACGCACAACATCATAAGGCATaagcaattttttaaaattccaatGTTGTGTACACTCGAGGAACGAatttaatttgcaaaaatGCATGAAccaatcaaattttgttatttgaatacaatcttattacatattttattgatgttttgactatatactagtactcctTATTCCATCCATACCGTAAAATTTGTGacttttttttggaaagtCAAAATTCATTGACTTTCTAATAAATGGAACATTTAATGGTAGACGGTTAGTTACCTGAATGGATGTCTTGTCAAGCAAGAAGCGATGGTCACCAGTTTGTTCGGTCATGAAATAAGCCTGAGGGCATCTGTTGTTCACCATATACTTCCTGCAAAACGGAATCCACATTTTGGCAAATCCCCACGCCTCCTTCACCGCGCGAAACGTGACGGGGGAGCCCCCGTCGTCGGAGAGATAGACATGGAGCTTGTGGGCAGGGTAGTCGAGCGCCATGGCCGATATAACAGTGTTCATCACCCCTAAACTCGGCTCCTTCACGGGATCAGTGGTGCACACGAACACGTCCACCGACGGCAGATTGTCGTCGGCGGGGAGTCTGTCAGGACACGCGGTTCGTGAGACGGGGTTCCACTTGGAGCCCTGGCTGAGCAGCCACTGGAAGGAGAGGACGAGCTCGGCGGCGAAGATGAGAAGGTGGGGGAGACTTGTGGTGATGGAGATGGAGGTGATTCTGTAGTAAAATAGGGCTGCTAAAGCGGCGCCATGGATCAAAGCATGGACCCTGTTTACTACCATTCGATTTTTCAGGCTTTGCCATTCATTTAGACCTGCTGATTTCTCCATTATGAAAATGAAGTGGAGACAGAGGAACAGTGAGATGGATGATGCCAACAGCTATGCTCTACTTATAGTCGTCCATGACGCCGTTTTCTGATGTGGCCTTATTGTCCGTCCTGTATTATGGTCCCTTATACTGTTGTAGATTCACTTCCTTTAATATGGAATGCACACAAATATGTCTTGCTCTAAATTGGGATGGTAAGGCCCACATAATTGAGTCTGTACACTAGCGTTCGGCGTCCTACAATTGGTGTAGGTTTGGGAACTGtggaaattctttttttaatcaaagaATAGGGTTCTGACCATTTGCAAAATACATCACTGACCCAAAAATGAGGAGGGTATAATTGTAATCTCTAACACAATTCTGGATATCACTTCCGCTTATAGAAATGAACACCACCTCAATAAAGAGATTTGAATTTGGACATTTNNNNNNNNNNNNNNNNNNNNNNNNNNNNNNNNNNNNNNNNNNNNNNNNNNNNNNNNNNNNNNNNNNNNNNNNNNNNNNNNNNNNNNNNNNNNNNNNNNNNACTGGAAGGAGAGGACGAGCTCGGCGGCGAAGATGAGAAGGTGGGGGAGACTTGTGGTGATGGAGATGGAGGTGATTCTGTAGTAAAATAGGGCTGCTAAAGCGGCGCCATGGATCAAAGCATGGACCCTGTTTACTACCATTCGATTTTTCAGGCTTTGCCATTCATTTAGACCTGCTGATTTCTCCATTATGAAAATGAAGTGGAGACAGAGGAACAGTGAGATGGATGATGCCAACAGCTATGCTCTACTTATAGTCGTCCATGACGCCGTTTTCTGATGTGGCCTTATTGTCCGTCCTGTATTATGGTCCCTTATACTGTTGTAGATTCACTTCCTTTAATATGGAATGCACACAAATATGTCTTGCTCTAAATTGGGATGGTAAGGCCCACATAATTGAGTCTGTACACTAGCGTTCGGCGTCCTACAATTGGTGTAGGTTTGGGAACTGtggaaattctttttttaatcaaagaATAGGGTTCTGACCATTTGCAAAATACATCACTGACCCAAAAATGAGGAGGGTATAATTGTAATCTCTAACACAATTCTGGATATCACTTCCGCTTATAGAAATGAACACCACCTCAATAAAGAGATTTGAATTTGGACATTTCAGACAGGAACAGTGCGGACTTGCATTGTTCCTGTCTGAAAACCATCTCAACAAAGATACATTTAAGCAAGCCTGCATTGTTCCTGTCTGAAATGTCCAAATTCAAATCTCTTTTTTGAGGTGATTTTCATTTCTGTGTGAGCGGAAGTGATATCCAGAATTGCGTCagaaattacaattatac is drawn from Salvia hispanica cultivar TCC Black 2014 chromosome 6, UniMelb_Shisp_WGS_1.0, whole genome shotgun sequence and contains these coding sequences:
- the LOC125194494 gene encoding cellulose synthase-like protein G2; translated protein: MEKSAGLNEWQSLKNRMVVNRVHALIHGAALAALFYYRITSISITTSLPHLLIFAAELVLSFQWLLSQGSKWNPVSRTACPDRLPADDNLPSVDVFVCTTDPVKEPSLGVMNTVISAMALDYPAHKLHVYLSDDGGSPVTFRAVKEAWGFAKMWIPFCRKYMVNNRCPQAYFMTEQTGDHRFLLDKTSIQNAYEDFKISLTKMAAGTDIRVSKDHQPIIKVINDEDEMDKDPQMPLLVYVAREKRPFHPHYFKAGALNVLLRVSALISNSPYILVLDCDMYCNDPKSARQAMCFHLDPKLSPDLAFVQFPQRFHNLCDKDIYDSEFRHAWEKWEGLDGLNGPILSGSGFYMKREALYRSQQLEKNVDTMKRFGSSKEFINSVYTHNKPNCMSEQKEMEFMASCRYEKDSKWGEQVGFRYFAVVEDYFTGLNLHCEGWKSVYYESSRARPSFLGTAPENLGEALVQQGRWYVGLNQVAFSKYSPLVYGVLKMPILQSMTYAENAFFSISFLPLYILALLPQISLLRGIHLYPQLSSPFFFVFVFLFVSSQAKHLQEVLMTGYRTSTWITEQRMWTIRCFTAYLYANVTTIMDKIGWRKASFLLTSKAVDEAAAELYRKGMYNFDASSLLIVPMCTLYMINMGSFVAGIWQAGKGNGMMLIESLIPLFGMILHLPLLQGMVVRKDKGRVPTNVSIVSLLLSSIVMTYASFAT